The Mangifera indica cultivar Alphonso unplaced genomic scaffold, CATAS_Mindica_2.1 Un_0001, whole genome shotgun sequence genomic interval TGTATGATAGCTCAATTCCTCATTCAATTTCTGCCTTGATTAAGTTTCTATCTATTCTTACATGCCTCACTTGATCATGCTACATAAGATTATGGTAAGAGAACTCtcgataaataaaatatgattgcAGACACTGATTAGTAgtgttattctttttttaattttttatttgtggcGATAGTGTAGTTGTCGTGGACGCAGTTGGTCTTGGAGCTCAAGGAAGTAATGGGTTTATAGCTGCTGATATTTAGTGTTCTTCGCTCATTTTTTATGTGCCTATTATATCTACATGAGAGGGCCTCTTCTTTCTGGAAGGTAAGATATTTTGGTCTTCACCATTATTGAGtaaaaaattgacatttgaCAAGTATGTGATCTGTACTTATATTTGAAGGATGCAAACAGGCTATTAGTGTTGGCTGATACTGTGATGTTTCTATTTGCCCCTGAAGATACCATTCTGAGCTGTGCCAATGTATTGGTGTCTGCAGTTGCCCCTGCAAGTCTTTCACCATTGTTCCAAACTGGAAATTCTGGTTGGCCAGATATGTTCAAATTGCCAGCTGCTATTGTCGTTGCATCATTTAATTGGTAAATATACCTCACACATCACATTTCTTTGACAGTAATATGCATTGGATTATGGCTTTTCTTTTTAGGCCCTGTCAGGCAAGATGTTCCTCACACTACAGATgcatattatgttattttaatcaacGGAGTTGTTTCAAAAGCTTTACCTTTGACTGTTCAGAACAGTGCTGCTAAAACTTTAGTTGCTCTACTTAAATTTCCAGTTTCCATATCATTTTTAACCAAAACTATAAATCAAGTTGTTTCAATCCTTGCATCCTGCGATAGATAATAAAAGCACAATTTGTGCTTTTTTTGTACAGTAATGTGGATGTATAAGGTACTCCAAACTGGAATACGGtgttaaacaaaatttgttttgGAGAGtgggtaaaattaaattaaggtgatttcaaatatcaaataaaattattattggttATGAATAAGGAACTACATATTCAATTAATATCTCTTGTACAAAAGCATTATTGCAAGTAAATAATATCCTATAGTATCAATTGGATTTCTTAGTTATTCATGGCTCAAATTCTTGCAACATATATGTTTAGCAAGGCAACATTGCCTTGATAGATGATACCCTATAAGGCAAGGATGGTTGAGCTAAGAATGAGTTAGCTAGGCCCCCAAATTGTCAATTACTAAGACTTCTATCAGGGAATTTTTTGCTCTGATGTGTTTGCCATCACCAAAGGTGTTTATTCAATATATTTCCTCATTATTCTGCAATTTTAcgtatatgttttttataatatagtacCTGAACAAAGACATTCTGTATGCTTTGTGCTTTTCCATGGTTAATGAAACTATGCTTGAATATTATTCAGCTTTAGTTATATGACATTGAGgggaaaaattttgaactttcaAAATGCTtgtctaaataaatatatttatgggATATTATTGTAGTAACATACCTACTGTCCTTCCAGATAAAAGAAGCTAATAAAATTGCTGTGCTTCATTGTTTCATGAATTCATAAAATTCATGGATTATAAACAGTACATTTTCACATGCAAGACATGTACTTTAATCAACATTGAGTATCCATCTAAGCTTTATTTGTTAATCATCAGTttgaaacaatattttgaatatgaGAAAACGAAGGCTAGCTTGTCTAGTTGGATTACATATGCTGCTAAGCAGAGTTATCATTAGGTTCTTTGAGATATTTACCTCATGAATTGAGATTTAACTGGCAGAAacattcattttcaattaaacccTTGCTTCTAATGCATAAACCTAAACTAAGGACAAAGGAAACATTGAAGTTTAACACTTAAACTTATTTCATGAAATCTTTTCCTATTGCAACCTCAGATTTACAGGGATGTGGGTAAGGGGTATAGGAGCCTCCTGTTGCAAAGCTCTCTCCTGGCCAAGCTGCTTATCAATTCTTGGCTGGCTATCAGAATGGGAAGTTTCTGCCCGCATACAGCAAGTTTCCTTCTATTTATTCGAACTTGTGAAGGCATTTCTGTCCAAAGTCAAATATCAGAACcgagttttaaaattaatttcaatctaTAGTTTTGTTTTCCATTCACATCTATTAGAtgctaattatttttctattttgttgcTGTAGTTGAAAGACCATCAGATCCTATCCTTCctatttaatgtaaaaaaaaaagaaacaagtatAACCGGTAGAAAGAATTGTATCTATTAAGCGTAGTTTATTTTCGGATGtaacaaattattttgaatcaataattaTGAGTGCTATATATAGTGTTTAAGATGGGTGGTTCTTATCAGAAGAGGCAAGTTGCTGCACTAGTTTCTCTTATTTTTCCATgcatcacataaaatgatatgATTATATTTTCCACTTTCATTTGGAGTAtggctttttattatttttcctgcTATTAAGAAATTTGGAGAATGGAGACTGggtataatatatacatatcaagaagacctcCTATGCTGATCTTTACTTTGTTTGTGAGACATTTTTTGAAGGGGCTTGTTTTGGCTCAGTTTATGAGGCTTGTTTTCTACTATTGTTGTATTCTAGGAAGCATGTGGTGCGTTTCCATGCTTTGGAAACATTTCGGTTTTCAAAACGGCCTGAAATGGAGACGAAACGTTTTGGGGCAGTTTTGGTAATTTGGGAGAATAAGGAAACGCGTTTCTGCAGAATACTTAATCGTCTCCTCTACATGTTTGTCAGCCTGTCATGAATCTCTCCATCTCCGTTGTCTAAAATTTTGACCTTCGCAGGCATCTTGAAGTCTTGGTGACTGCATATCCGGCTTCATCAGAGTGCATCCTCGGCTACGACACTCTGTTCCGTCTCTGGCTTGGTAGCTTTATGCTTTAGGTTCGTTTATTCTACACAATTTACGAAAATCCACGTTGCTTATTCTACTTTATCCCATGTATTATGAAAATCCACACTGCTGCAACTGATTCCTTAGCCATCAATATTCAACTCTGCAGTGCACacatgtaaattattaattatgtaatctGTAATTCTTttaccattaataaatttttagctACATAATACATGGCTTATGAAAATCTGTAATTCTTTAGCCATCTTCTTATTATGTAAACCTGTAATTCTTTTTTGTACACAACTTCTTTAATTTCACTCTCTactataatgaattttaaagaCTTGGATATATCAGCTAGAAAGTGGTTTGTGGAAATTATTTCCTTCTATCATGAATAAGGGTAGATAGAAGGCAAATCGAGTCTAAACATCTTTTGTctttagcttaatttgaataaaaaataatttgactcgAATTTGTTGAGCCAACATTGATAGGGGTTTGAGTTCAGTTCgattttgacttaaatttataactcaaatatatatgtgaCTCATATTCATAATGTAAATTTATgacttattgacaaaacaatattatttaataattacttaatataattcgaattaaactactaggcaaattcaaatcgaatcaactCTTCTATCTAGTTTGCAAGGGAAGCCGAACCGAACTTTCTCTatctcaaattcagtttgattttaaaatgagtcgaaccttttaactcaaactctattcaaattcaaatcgaataaaTTCTAACCGAGTTAAATTAAACTAAGTCAGTTTTCGAACTTAAACCaatactaaaattgaaaaaaaaacctCACTCCTACATTGAACTATTGAAATAGTTTTGGGTGAATTTCTTTGCATTACTGTTATTATTATAGGTTTAGTGATATTATAATGTCTCCTAAATTGAACGGCAGTGTTCATGTTAACATGTCATAGAAAAATCATCCatgtatacttaaaaaaatcaaaaaacgtTTTGAGAAACAAAAAGACGTTTCTTTCCTATTCAATTCTCATGAATTCATTTCTAAAATGCCTCCGTCTGATCAAGTAAGTTTGAGGCTGCAGGAAAATTCAtccatttttttggtaattttatttatttgttaatttattttatttttactgaatTGGAGGTTTTTCACTCCTAAGTCTGGCGGCGACTCCCAAGGAAAGACGTTTGGTGGTTCAACGAGGTGCGCCCTTTTCAGTCTCTCTTTCAGATTCAATTACATATTTGCATACATCAccagtttttaatttaatagtattaATCATgaataattaatcaagattaaAGTAAGTCAACAATTGTATTGTGGCTTAAGATTAGGGCGACAAGACGATTTGTCATCATCACTGGATAAAGatgattttctttgtttaaggATAAAGATGAGTCATTGTGGAGAGCAGTACATTGAAGATGGGTTAGAAAATAAGAAAGTAAAGCTGTCAATTCCGATGCTAAAAAGAGGgttaaaaaaaatcctaaatcttagaaaaaaaatattaaatttaaaagtttaatatgaaaaaaaattattaattttttaaatttaaaaaagagaataaatagtattttattaattttattatattattaattaaataataattttatttttaaaattaattattttatttatttataaatttaaatttttaacaattaacgaattaaaaattattgtccTGATGCAGGTTACATCTCTTTCATAATctaactgtaattttttaatttaaaaagaaataaaaatattctattatttttaatatattattaattaaatattaattttatttttagatgtattatttttattaatctataaataagaatttaaatttttgatagtaAGAAAGATTAAGTTTCTGTCAATATGTTTTTAGGCCTTTAAATTATTGCCATGATGCAGGCTGTATCTCTTTCAGAATCTAGCGGTAATCACATTATTGTTttggttaatttaattttgttttgtttattgcCGTTTTACTCAACTTTGAATGTAAATTGGTGGACCTAGACAACTATTTCTCATTCTAAAATTAGGAAatatgactatttcccacctatttTTTAGCCCTATCTCAAATATATACCCACACTTGATAAAAGacctaaacacccacccaaagtttaatctgtttacACTCGCCcacatattttttgttagattaaaggataaattcgttattttatcaataatattaaataattaatctgtttattctttttgaaagagaaaaattgaaGTAAAAATACATTCCAATATTGAGCAtttaatctatattattttttcactccTAACCTTATCTCAAGCGTGTTAGGAGTTCACTCTCTGCTATAAAGAATGTTAAAGCCTTACATATATTAGTTGGAAATTATTTCCTGCTATCaggaagaaaagtaaaatttactcctaaattgaatttcttttcataaCTGTAATTATTATAGATTATAATGTCCCTTGAATAATGCATGAAGTTGTTGGCATGTTGCTTTCTTTGTTGACTAACCAAACATTTTAAGTCTTTCATCTTTGTCtccttcaaaataatttaattaaaattaccaaTCAATGCTACAAATGTCCTGTATCTCTTTGACCCTCTCTTCTTTTGATCTCTGAgttctctttccttttctttttttccttcttatctGTCTGATACCAATTCTTTCCTTGTGCTTGAGAATGGAAGAAACTGCTGGGAATGCTGTTTTAGAAGTTGGAAAGTGCTTAAGTGCTCCGATTGGCCGTCAGTTTATGTACTTGTACAACTACAATACCAACTTTCACAATCTTAAAAAAGAAGCTGGAAAGCTGAAGGATGCAAGAGATGAGGTGAAGGCTAAGGTTGTTGCTGCTGAAAATAATGTGGAAAAGATCAAACAGACTGTTAAAGACTGGCAGGGGGATGTGGATTCCACCATTGAAGAAACAGACAAGCTGATTCAAGAGAAATCAAACAGCAGTTGTTTCAACTTGATCACTTACTACAAAAATGGCAGGAAAGCATGGAAAAAGCTGAACGCTATAACTGAACTTCTTCAGGAAAAAGTAACATTTGCTCAGGTTTCTCTTCCTACCGCTCACGAAGTCATTCGGCTCACTAACAAAGATTATGAGGAATTTGAATCAAGAAGGTCAGTTTTCAACAATGTGCTGAAGTCATTAGATGATCCTGAGGTTGGAATTATTGGGGTTTATGGAATGGGTGGAATTGGTAAAACCACACTGGTCAAAGAAGTTGGTCATCAAGCCAAGAAAAACCATTTCTTGGATGAGGTGGTTTTCGTAGAGGTATCTGATAAACCAGATACTAAAAAGATTCAAGATGAACTTGCGAATCAGTTAGGTGTGAAATTTGATACGGAGGCTGAACGAGTGAGCAAGTTGAATGCGAGACTGAAGAATGATAAGAAAGTgcttgtaattttagataatatatggGAACGATTAGATTTGGAGGCTCTCGGTATTCCTTGTGGAGATGGCCGTGGGGGATGTAAATTATTGCTGACAGCAAGAAATCGTAATGTATTATGGAGTATGGATTCCAAGAAAGATTTCTCGATGGGTGTCttaaaggaagaagaagcttgGAGATTGTTTAAGAAGATGGCAGGTAATCAGAGAATTGTTTCATATTATAGTCTTTTCTTCTGCATAcctatgaaaaatatttatattcatttagaTTAATTTCTATTTACTGTTATATATTAcgtgaaataataaaaagcaaatttactctgagaaattaaaaaataattgtaataatttcACCGATATATGcttcataaaataatttctctttttaagtattttattaactaatattatttagttCTTAAGATGTTCAAAATATGCTTCATAAAATTTCACCGATACTATTTCATAAAAATActccttttgtttttaaattcgAAGCACATATTAGAAATGTTATTAATACTCACTTTAAATGCATGATCTATAATAAATAACTTAttgtctaaaaaatttttatattcaaatggGATcgcttttattatatttgaaacatATGGAATACATATCTCTGCCTACTGATCTGTAGTCCAGGGTCCCCTTACAGGTGATGTTgttgatcaaacaaataagCTGAATACTCTGTCGAATGATGTGTGCAACGAATGTCGAGGTTTGCCAATTGTCATTACTACAATAGCAAGAGCATTAAGGAATAGGAGACATCAATCTCAATGGAAAGAAGCCTTGCGAGAGCTAAGAATGCCTTCTCCAACAAAGTTTGCAGGCTTGCTAGAAGAGGAATATTCAAAGATAGCATTGAgttataattatctaaaaggTGATGAGCTCAAGAAAATTCTGCTAATCTGTAGTCTACTGAAAAATAATACTACAATTTCAGACTTGTTCAAACTCATTATGGGTTTAGATATATTGAAAGGAGTTAATCTTACTATGGAACAAGCACGAAATAAGCTGGAAAGTCTTGTCTATGAACTCAAGGAATCTTGCTTGTTGCTTGATGATTCAACTAGTGAAGAGTTTTCCATGCATGATGTTGTTCGTTCAATTGCCATAACAATTGCATATAAAGATCATCATGTATTTACGGAGCGAAATGACATGGTGATGGAATGGTCAGATAAAGAGCAATTGAAAAAATGCACTAAAATCTCACTAGCTGATTGTAATATGATTAGTGAGACTTGGCCTCAAGGTTTGGATTGtccaaaacttgaatttttcagtACAAGGATGAATGGTTCTTTTGAAATCCCTGAAGATTTTTTTGTGAGGATGGGAAACCTCAAGGTTCTAAGTTTCTTACACCTAGATGAATTGTCCTTGCCAACATCTCTTGGTCTTCTCACAAATCTTCAAACGTTATGTTTGGATTATGGGACATTTTCAGATATAACAATCATTGGAGAGTTGAGAAAACTAAAGATTCTTAGCTTGCAATGTTGTAAGATTAAGCAGTTGCCTGAAGAAATAAGTAAATTGACTCAATTGAGGTTATTAGATTTAAGTGGTTGTTGGAGACTAAAAGTTATAGTATCAAATGTTATATCAAACTTATTCCGATTGGAAGAATTGTATATGAGTGGATGCTCTATTTTGTGGAATGTTGAAATACTTGAGGAGTTGAAGCATTTGTCTCAATTGACAACTTTAGagatatatatttcaaatgatcaaattttgcGAAAAGACTTCTTCCCCAAAAATTTGGAGAGGTACAAAATATCAATTGGAAATGGGGCTACTAATTTTGGTAGTTCTCGCATACATGGTGATGATTGGAAGTTCATGCATGTTGAAAGCTATTTGTTAAATAAGTTTGCTACTTTAAGAACGCTGAAAGTGAATTTTAGTTCTATCATCTGGCAAGAGGAATTGCAATGCTTCTCGAATGTTGAATTCTTATGCTTAGACAAATTGCAAGGTATCAAGAATGACCTCTCTGAATTAGACAATAAGGGTTTTTCTGAATTAAAATATCTCTATGTCCATAATAATCCTAACATCGTGTGCATTGTTGACTCAACAAAGTGCATACCTCATGATGTCTTTCCCCTCCTGgaatctttgatttttttcaacttGATTAACTTGGAAAAGATATGTTATGGTCTACCCTCAACAAAGTCTTTCtacaacttaaaatttatagaaatgAAAAACTGTAATAAGTTAGAAAATATCTTCTCATTCTCCAATGCTAGTAGAAGCCTTCCACAACTTCAATTAATTAAGGTGGaagattgcaagaatttgacTGAGATTTTTGCTGTTGAAAGTAAAAATAGAGTAGACAAAAATGAGGTAATtgataatattgaattttgtcAATTACGCTCCTTGACTTTGATTAATCTTCCAAAGATTGCAAGCTTCTACTCAAATACAAATATAGTTTCAACATCGCAAAAGACACAAAAAGAATTGACAATTAATTTGGAGTTCAATGATATCAATTTGGAGGATGAGAAAATTGCTACTGTCATaccattttttaacaaaaagatttgatttataatagTCTTatcctaatttattatattgctAGATTTTAATATCTCTAAATGGACTTCATTTCaggttttatactttttttttaatggcatTAAATTTTTGGCAGGTTGTTTTCCCTTGTTTGGAAGAATTAAAGCTTGGAGCAATTAATTCTGAGAAAATTTGGGATAACAAACTTTCAACAACCTCTTGTTGCTATCGGAATTTGAAAAGATTGATTGTGGATAGCtatcaaaaactaaaatttgtgttTCCATCATCTATAATCAAAAGCTTTGAGCAACTTCAACACCATGAGATAAGTTGTTGTAAGGAATTAAATGAGATTGTTGCCAAAGAAGAAACAGAGGGTACTACTACATTTATTTTTCCAAGGATAgcttttttgaaacttaaagaaTTGTCAGAGCTTACTACATTCTCCCATGGTAAACACAACTCAAATTGGCCTATGTTAAAGGAGTTGGAGGTGTATGATTGTAGTAGACTAGACATATTTACTTCAGAACATAAGGTacgagtcttttttttttttgattataGAATTTGTTGAGGCTTTATTTTGGTATCCATATGCATCTTTAGTTAACtgtcaattaaataaaaatttttaataaacaaaaattttatttcatttttttcctaatttaaaatttttataatttccttcacccaaagatttgaaaagttattttCCCCCCCTTAAGATACATTATGTGTAATGGCGTTTGTCCTCGGATCAAATTGCTAATTTaacttaaactattttttgttttcaagctTGAACATTAACAGTCttctttattgaattttttattgattgatttcCTAAAGCATTAAGCAAATGAAGCAGATGGCATGAAAAACCAATCTTTCAACAACTTAACAGAACAAATTATGAAACCAACCAAAATGACGTAATCACGAGAAGGATGTAGTCTTCAATTGAATGATATGttagtaaaatcattagaaaaatcaaaatcaacaagaatATGAATTAGAAAATTGAGAGAACGAAAACTAAGTAGGGTCACAAACAGTGGCCTTTTGTCAAACACCTACTGTAGACCCAAAAAAGCACTAGGGCAACTTCCAAATCACAACAAACTCCACAATCCAAATTCCCAACttcaataattaattcacaacaCCAAAATTAACACTATCGAAGcctcaaattaaaccaaattagtCACCAAAATTAAGCAATTGCACAGAGGGAAGATGGTGATACGACGGGATGAATAGACCAGTGGTGGATGATTGACGGTGGCGGGCGGTGATGATGGAAGAGGGCTGGAGCGCCGGCAGTGGCGGGTGATGAGGTGGCAGTGGCTTGAGGCGAATCTGTGCGTTGACCGAGGGAGGAATTAAAGTCTTCTTTTAatgttcaaattattaaaagaaaaaattgtttgaaattagaattttagtaCATGGACAGGTACAATAAGATAGATAGGGAGATCATATTTATAAGCGTGGTGGCGAGAGAGAGTTTTATAACATTTAGTATGGCATGTCAtaacatataaatgaatgaaatacagcttttgtttctctacttcatctaagaaaacattgaaataacattaaattcTGAGAAGATTTGGGACAACAATTAATTTTGAGagttttataacattatatttcTAAGAGAGATATATAATGCAAAGtccaagaaaattaaaatctactagataaactatttgaatttctttttgaaaatgaacaaagaataaaataaaaatcttggtaTTTCTATCATTCTTGAatgtttttagtaatattttacaacaaaaaaaaatttgagtgcAGGTTGTTGTCCCCAATTTGGAGGTCTTAGAACTGCGTTCAGTCAATTCTGAAATACTCTGGGATAGTCAATATGTGGCAATTTCTTCTTGCTATCAACACTTGACAAACTTGATCCTGAATGGTtgtgaaaaactaaaatatgtatttttaccATCCATGGTGAAAAGTTTTGAGCGGCTTGAACACATTGAGATATGCAATTGTAGTGTGTTGAAGGAGATTATTTCAAAAGAAATGGAAGCAAACAAGACATTTGTATTTCCACGAGAAACCTTCCTAAAACTGGAAAATTTGCCCGAATTTGCAACTTTCTATCCTGGAGTATACACTTCTGAATGGCCAGTGTTAAAGAAGTTGGAGGTGTGTAAttgtgacaaaataaaaatattcacttCAGCATAGAGACGTCAATGGGCCgtgccgggccgggccgggccgacTCCAGCACGGCCCGTTGGgctaatgggccgggccgggcccgaggcccaaacagtaatgggccttcgggccgggccggccctttgaaatataaaggcccaaagccCGGCCCATATACTAACGGGCTTTAAACGGCCCGGGCCGGGCCTTAGTaaacgggccgggccgggcctcaGTAAACGGGCCGGGTCGGGCCTCAGTaaacgggccggg includes:
- the LOC123205081 gene encoding probable disease resistance protein At4g27220; its protein translation is MEETAGNAVLEVGKCLSAPIGRQFMYLYNYNTNFHNLKKEAGKLKDARDEVKAKVVAAENNVEKIKQTVKDWQGDVDSTIEETDKLIQEKSNSSCFNLITYYKNGRKAWKKLNAITELLQEKVTFAQVSLPTAHEVIRLTNKDYEEFESRRSVFNNVLKSLDDPEVGIIGVYGMGGIGKTTLVKEVGHQAKKNHFLDEVVFVEVSDKPDTKKIQDELANQLGVKFDTEAERVSKLNARLKNDKKVLVILDNIWERLDLEALGIPCGDGRGGCKLLLTARNRNVLWSMDSKKDFSMGVLKEEEAWRLFKKMAGDVVDQTNKLNTLSNDVCNECRGLPIVITTIARALRNRRHQSQWKEALRELRMPSPTKFAGLLEEEYSKIALSYNYLKGDELKKILLICSLLKNNTTISDLFKLIMGLDILKGVNLTMEQARNKLESLVYELKESCLLLDDSTSEEFSMHDVVRSIAITIAYKDHHVFTERNDMVMEWSDKEQLKKCTKISLADCNMISETWPQGLDCPKLEFFSTRMNGSFEIPEDFFVRMGNLKVLSFLHLDELSLPTSLGLLTNLQTLCLDYGTFSDITIIGELRKLKILSLQCCKIKQLPEEISKLTQLRLLDLSGCWRLKVIVSNVISNLFRLEELYMSGCSILWNVEILEELKHLSQLTTLEIYISNDQILRKDFFPKNLERYKISIGNGATNFGSSRIHGDDWKFMHVESYLLNKFATLRTLKVNFSSIIWQEELQCFSNVEFLCLDKLQGIKNDLSELDNKGFSELKYLYVHNNPNIVCIVDSTKCIPHDVFPLLESLIFFNLINLEKICYGLPSTKSFYNLKFIEMKNCNKLENIFSFSNASRSLPQLQLIKVEDCKNLTEIFAVESKNRVDKNEVIDNIEFCQLRSLTLINLPKIASFYSNTNIVSTSQKTQKELTINLEFNDINLEDEKIATVVFPCLEELKLGAINSEKIWDNKLSTTSCCYRNLKRLIVDSYQKLKFVFPSSIIKSFEQLQHHEISCCKELNEIVAKEETEGTTTFIFPRIAFLKLKELSELTTFSHGKHNSNWPMLKELEVYDCSRLDIFTSEHKVVVPNLEVLELRSVNSEILWDSQYVAISSCYQHLTNLILNGCEKLKYVFLPSMVKSFERLEHIEICNCSVLKEIISKEMEANKTFVFPRETFLKLENLPEFATFYPGVYTSEWPVLKKLEKLANGFCQGRSRSAWASAWEKLASARQKQLLPPGRSSFYHLAEFASAFGRRKN